The following proteins are encoded in a genomic region of Corylus avellana chromosome ca4, CavTom2PMs-1.0:
- the LOC132176885 gene encoding uncharacterized protein LOC132176885, with protein sequence MVGDVHVLQTVTNSNCSTHVSKKAKDKKKKKKRGGSKRKMTAEQTLAFKSVSEWVFLDQPSSLPSSSSSFVVDDFGVQKSLGKGGEKLVFELHSHSKFSDGFLSPTKLVERAHGNGVKVLALTDHDTMSGIPEALEAAQRFGIKIIPGVEISTIFSPSGESGLEEPVHILAYYSSCGPARSEELEKLLANIRDGRVLRAKNMVSKLNKLKLPLKWEHVAKIAGMGVAPGRLHVARAMVEAGFVENLKQAFARYLFDGGPAYSTGSEPLAEEAIQLISNTGGVAVLAHPWALKNPVAIIRRLKEAGLHGMEVYRSDGKLAAYSDLADGYGLLKLGGSDYHGRGGNGESELGSVNLPVLATHDFLKVARPIWCRAIWDILESYAEEPSDSNLAKITRFGRTRIFKGGSPVSCGNDLIDRCLSLWLTNEERQNAEFEAIRLKLSNISINQEGLQVPIESK encoded by the exons ATGGTGGGAGACGTTCACGTGCTTCAGACCGTCACCAATTCCAACTGCAGTACCCATGTCTCTAAGAAAGCCaaagacaagaagaagaagaagaagcgtgGTGGGAGCAAAAGGAAGATGACCGCAGAGCAGACGCTGGCTTTCAAGTCTGTCAGTGAGTGGGTGTTCTTGGATCAGCCTTCTTCGTTGCCTTCTTCTTCGTCGTCCTTTGTTGTGGATGACTTTGGGGTGCAGAAGAGTCTCGGCAAAGGTGGGGAGAAGCTGGTTTTCGAATTGCATTCGCACTCGAAATTCAGTGATGGATTCTTGTCGCCTACGAAGCTGGTTGAGAGAGCTCATGGAAATGGG GTGAAAGTTCTTGCTCTGACAGATCATGACACAATGTCAGGCATCCCCGAGGCTCTAGAAGCTGCTCAAAGATTTGGCATCAAGATAATTCCAGGTGTTGAAATCAGTACAATATTCTCCCCTAG TGGAGAGTCTGGATTAGAGGAACCAGTGCACATCCTTGCATATTATAGCAGCTGTGGGCCAGCAAGGTCTGAGGAGCTGGAGAAGTTATTGGCTAATATAAGAGATGGTCGTGTCCTCCGCGCAAAAAACATGGTGTCAAAACTGAACAAGCTTAAGCTACCTCTTAAGTGGGAGCATGTTGCCAAGATAGCAGGCATGGGAGTTGCTCCTGGGAGACTGCATGTGGCCCGTGCAATGGTTGAAGCAGGTTTTGTGGAAAATCTGAAACAAGCTTTTGCACGGTATCTTTTTGATGGTGGACCGGCTTATTCTAC GGGAAGTGAGCCTCTTGCAGAGGAAGCTATACAATTGATATCTAATACAGGGGGTGTGGCTGTGCTAGCTCATCCATGGGCACTGAAAAATCCTGTTGCCATTATCAGGAGGCTGAAAGAGGCTGGCCTTCATGGGATGGAGGTTTACAGAAGTGATGGAAAACTAGCAG CATACAGTGACCTAGCAGATGGTTATGGTCTTTTGAAGCTGGGAGGATCAGATTATCATGGAAGAGGTGGGAATGGTGAGTCTGAACTGGGAAGTGTGAACCTTCCAGTATTGGCTACTCATGACTTCCTAAAGGTAGCTCGACCAATCTGGTGTCGTGCCATTTGGGACATTTTAGAGAGTTATGCCGAGGAGCCTTCGGATTCGAACCTAGCAAAGATTACAAGATTTGGGAGGACCCGGATTTTTAAAGGGGGTTCCCCCGTGAGTTGCGGCAACGACTTAATCGATCGTTGCTTGTCTTTGTGGTTGACCAATGAAGAGAGGCAAAATGCAGAGTTTGAGGCCATTAGGCTGAAGCTTTCCAATATCTCTATTAACCAGGAAGGACTTCAGGTTCCTATTGAGAGTAAATAG